A part of Terriglobales bacterium genomic DNA contains:
- a CDS encoding DUF72 domain-containing protein, translating to METPPNLRIGIAGWSYKDWEGTVYPTGLKRAQHPVEYLARYVDLIEINTSFYGHIRPELGKLWCRKAAAVNADFLFTAKLNRAFTHSPNAQMEPTSAATIRPAPEDEALAKEGLDAIAAEGRLGALLLQFPVSFKNTGENRDYLEQLLPRFHEYPLVVEVRHASWNNEGILRYFAQKGVAFCNIDQPVIGRSLEPTAHATSSIGYIRLHGRRYDQWFEAEHPHDRYDYLYNLDELEGWKSKVQEVAGKTRITFVVANNHFEGKGLVNALELRYLLGGQKVPAPEILLRHYPELQAVAEPAAAGETASLHFPA from the coding sequence GAAGGCACCGTTTATCCGACCGGACTCAAGCGCGCGCAGCATCCCGTGGAGTATCTGGCGCGCTACGTCGACCTGATCGAGATCAATACGTCCTTCTACGGCCACATCCGCCCGGAACTGGGCAAGCTGTGGTGCCGCAAGGCGGCGGCCGTCAATGCCGACTTCCTGTTCACGGCCAAGCTGAACCGCGCCTTCACGCACTCCCCCAACGCGCAGATGGAGCCGACCTCGGCTGCCACCATCCGTCCCGCACCCGAGGACGAGGCCCTGGCCAAGGAGGGCCTGGACGCCATCGCCGCCGAGGGCCGCCTGGGGGCGCTGCTGCTGCAGTTCCCCGTCTCCTTCAAAAACACCGGCGAGAACCGCGACTACCTGGAGCAATTGCTGCCCCGCTTCCACGAGTATCCCCTGGTGGTGGAGGTGCGCCACGCCAGTTGGAACAACGAGGGCATCCTCCGCTACTTCGCGCAGAAGGGCGTGGCCTTCTGCAACATCGACCAGCCCGTGATCGGGCGCTCGCTCGAGCCCACCGCGCACGCCACCTCTTCCATCGGCTACATCCGCCTGCACGGCCGCCGCTACGACCAGTGGTTCGAGGCCGAGCATCCCCACGACCGCTACGACTACCTCTACAACCTGGATGAACTGGAAGGCTGGAAGTCGAAGGTGCAGGAGGTTGCCGGCAAAACCCGCATCACCTTCGTGGTGGCCAATAACCACTTCGAAGGCAAGGGTCTGGTCAACGCGCTGGAATTGAGATACCTGCTGGGCGGGCAGAAGGTGCCGGCCCCGGAGATCCTGCTGCGCCATTATCCCGAGTTGCAGGCGGTGGCGGAGCCGGCGGCCGCCGGGGAGACAGCGTCCTTGCACTTTCCCGCCTGA
- the ispG gene encoding flavodoxin-dependent (E)-4-hydroxy-3-methylbut-2-enyl-diphosphate synthase encodes AHAGSELVRITVNTEEAAAAVPRIVERLQDSGCTVPIIGDFHYNGHILLKKYPECARALAKYRINPGNVSVGRRDDDNFRAMIEVAVENQKPVRIGVNWGSLDQALLTRMMDENAALAAPKDAREVTMEAMVESALRSAALAEKYGLRSDQIILSAKVSGVQDLIDVYRALAARCRYPLHLGLTEAGMGMKGTVASTAALGVVLQEGIGDTIRVSLTPAPGGDRTEEVVVAQQILQSLGIRSFTPQVTACPGCGRTTSTFFQEMAEQIQNYLRRQMPLWKEKYAGVEEMHVAVMGCVVNGPGESKHANLGISLPGTFEEPKAPVFVDGRLMTTLRGDHIVEEFLAILNEYVESHYAARTEVGSQA; translated from the coding sequence TGGCGCACGCCGGCTCGGAGCTCGTGCGGATCACGGTCAATACAGAGGAAGCCGCGGCGGCGGTGCCACGCATCGTCGAGCGGCTCCAGGACTCCGGTTGCACCGTGCCCATCATCGGTGACTTCCACTACAACGGCCACATCCTGCTCAAGAAATACCCCGAGTGCGCGCGCGCGCTGGCCAAGTACCGCATCAATCCCGGCAACGTGAGCGTGGGGCGCAGGGACGACGACAACTTCCGCGCCATGATCGAGGTTGCGGTCGAGAACCAGAAGCCGGTGCGCATCGGCGTGAACTGGGGCTCGCTCGACCAGGCCCTGCTCACTAGGATGATGGACGAAAACGCCGCGCTGGCGGCCCCCAAGGACGCGCGCGAGGTCACCATGGAGGCCATGGTGGAGAGCGCGCTGCGCTCGGCAGCGCTGGCGGAGAAGTACGGCCTGCGCTCCGACCAGATCATCCTCAGCGCCAAGGTGAGCGGCGTGCAGGACCTGATCGATGTCTACCGCGCGCTGGCGGCGCGCTGCCGCTATCCCTTGCACCTGGGCCTGACCGAGGCCGGCATGGGCATGAAGGGCACCGTCGCCTCCACCGCGGCGCTGGGTGTGGTGCTGCAGGAAGGCATCGGCGACACCATCCGCGTCTCTCTTACTCCCGCTCCCGGCGGCGACCGCACCGAGGAAGTGGTGGTGGCGCAGCAGATCCTGCAGTCCCTGGGCATCCGCAGCTTCACCCCGCAGGTGACCGCGTGCCCCGGCTGTGGACGCACCACCAGCACCTTCTTCCAGGAGATGGCGGAGCAGATCCAGAACTACCTGCGCCGGCAGATGCCGCTATGGAAGGAGAAATACGCGGGGGTGGAGGAGATGCACGTGGCGGTGATGGGGTGCGTGGTCAACGGCCCGGGCGAATCCAAGCATGCCAACCTGGGCATCTCCTTGCCCGGGACCTTCGAGGAGCCTAAGGCGCCGGTCTTCGTGGACGGGCGCCTGATGACCACGCTGCGCGGCGACCACATCGTGGAGGAGTTTCTGGCGATCCTGAACGAGTACGTCGAATCGCACTACGCCGCCCGCACCGAGGTGGGTAGCCAGGCCTAG